A genomic window from Clostridia bacterium includes:
- a CDS encoding extracellular solute-binding protein has translation MTKRALWFAAALAVLTLLLAPIATEASATAPAAAAPKTTITWLKVDAEEKAEAWKAVTAKWCEANGIHLVIRTVPWNDAETKMLTAAVSANPPDIATSGNWIEYGRKGIVYDLTSFPDFEEATRDLVQQGIPRFRGAAYSLPTADGTFMVMYYRKDILKSLGYTQFPDTWAEFNSCVEKMQAKGMKGVTVQWGNMGWMSFAPFLWQAGGDFYSKDGAVATLDTPEALTAMKQYGDLWLKYGVDKGGWPEMEKGLTSGKIPIGISGLWVAGYLDQGFPEMKGKWSIAMMPAGPSGRRTTFLGGEQIAMFKKTKNPEAAWKLIKYLMSPEAQVAYYKAMLKDSLLLPSNLKAWEEIELPDPSLKDALYRQLKDSRGPDVTVLSFRAAQRYIDEAIQKIIVNGADPVETLASLTATMNRKIKEMR, from the coding sequence ATGACGAAGCGGGCGCTTTGGTTTGCGGCGGCCCTGGCAGTTCTCACGCTTCTCCTTGCCCCGATTGCGACAGAAGCTTCGGCCACGGCTCCGGCTGCGGCTGCACCGAAAACTACTATCACCTGGCTTAAGGTGGACGCCGAGGAGAAGGCCGAGGCCTGGAAGGCCGTGACGGCCAAGTGGTGCGAGGCGAACGGGATCCACCTCGTGATCCGAACGGTTCCATGGAATGACGCAGAAACCAAGATGCTCACGGCTGCGGTAAGTGCGAACCCGCCCGACATAGCCACCTCGGGAAACTGGATCGAGTACGGCCGCAAAGGGATTGTGTATGACCTCACCTCTTTCCCTGACTTCGAAGAGGCCACGCGCGACCTCGTGCAGCAGGGTATCCCGAGGTTCAGGGGAGCTGCATACAGCCTTCCTACGGCCGACGGGACTTTCATGGTGATGTACTACCGCAAAGACATATTGAAGAGCCTGGGCTACACCCAGTTCCCCGACACCTGGGCCGAGTTCAACTCGTGCGTCGAGAAAATGCAGGCCAAGGGCATGAAGGGCGTAACGGTGCAGTGGGGCAACATGGGCTGGATGTCGTTCGCGCCGTTTCTCTGGCAGGCAGGCGGCGATTTCTACAGCAAGGACGGCGCCGTGGCCACGCTCGACACGCCTGAGGCCCTGACCGCCATGAAGCAATATGGCGATCTATGGCTCAAGTACGGCGTGGATAAGGGTGGCTGGCCTGAGATGGAAAAGGGCCTCACGAGCGGCAAGATTCCGATAGGAATCTCCGGCCTGTGGGTGGCAGGCTATCTCGACCAGGGCTTCCCCGAGATGAAAGGGAAGTGGAGCATAGCCATGATGCCCGCTGGCCCATCTGGAAGGAGAACGACGTTCCTCGGCGGAGAGCAGATCGCCATGTTCAAGAAGACTAAGAACCCTGAGGCCGCCTGGAAACTCATCAAGTATCTTATGAGCCCCGAAGCTCAGGTGGCCTACTACAAAGCCATGCTCAAAGACTCGCTCCTGCTGCCGTCTAATCTTAAGGCCTGGGAAGAGATAGAGCTGCCCGACCCGTCCTTGAAGGACGCGCTATACCGACAGCTCAAGGATTCGCGAGGCCCGGACGTGACTGTGCTGTCGTTCAGGGCGGCGCAGAGATACATCGACGAGGCCATTCAGAAGATAATCGTGAACGGGGCCGACCCGGTCGAGACCCTGGCCTCGCTGACGGCCACGATGAACCGGAAGATCAAGGAGATGCGGTAG
- a CDS encoding carbohydrate ABC transporter permease codes for MAGETDIARTSSRQAKRWFYAILVVGAILELIPLYYMVITSFKPKAEVMAFPPKFYAVHPTLLNYTELFSMISFGRYFMNSLVVACFVTIGQLFFCSLAAYAFAKRKFPGRDFIFGAFLASLMVPSQVTLVPGFILYKYLGWIDSLKALTIPGLWGVFGTFMMRQFMLTIPDDLLDAARIDGCGEFGIFMRVVMPLSGPGLATLGIMTFMGSWNSFTWPLIVIQSNERRTLPLVLAVLNGQYGWYFGRLMAASVIATAPLVVIFLLFQKQVIKGIALTGIKG; via the coding sequence ATGGCCGGCGAGACCGACATAGCCAGGACCTCGAGCAGGCAGGCGAAGCGATGGTTCTACGCTATCCTGGTAGTTGGGGCCATACTGGAGCTCATTCCCCTCTACTACATGGTGATTACCTCCTTCAAGCCCAAGGCTGAGGTGATGGCATTTCCGCCCAAATTCTACGCGGTACACCCCACTCTGTTGAACTACACTGAGCTTTTCAGCATGATCTCCTTCGGCAGATACTTCATGAACTCCCTGGTTGTTGCGTGCTTCGTAACCATCGGCCAGCTGTTCTTCTGCTCCCTTGCAGCCTACGCCTTTGCCAAGAGGAAGTTCCCAGGGCGAGACTTCATCTTCGGGGCCTTTCTAGCTTCTCTTATGGTTCCGTCCCAGGTGACGCTGGTTCCAGGGTTCATACTCTACAAGTATCTGGGATGGATAGATTCGCTCAAAGCTCTCACAATACCCGGGCTCTGGGGCGTGTTCGGAACGTTCATGATGCGCCAGTTCATGTTGACGATACCCGATGACCTGCTCGACGCGGCGCGGATAGACGGGTGCGGGGAGTTCGGCATCTTCATGCGGGTAGTGATGCCGCTCTCCGGCCCGGGCCTCGCCACGCTGGGCATCATGACCTTCATGGGCAGCTGGAACAGCTTCACCTGGCCTCTCATCGTGATACAGTCGAACGAGCGGAGAACTCTCCCGCTGGTGCTCGCCGTGCTCAACGGGCAGTACGGGTGGTACTTCGGGCGGCTGATGGCCGCGTCCGTGATAGCCACTGCTCCGCTTGTGGTGATATTCCTTCTGTTCCAGAAGCAGGTGATAAAGGGCATCGCGCTCACAGGCATCAAGGGCTAA
- a CDS encoding sugar ABC transporter permease produces MVSRMHRRRVLRDHGYSYLFVALPIVYFVVFLIGPLIASLVLSFARYDFLSTPEWVGLGNYVELVHDELFWTALGNTVFLMMGLPIGIALSLLLAVAIDNTDRFKQFFKAVYFLPGVCSAVAMSVMWTWLLSPQEYGLLNYLLHFARLGPYNWIGDPRLVKPSLMTMGIWGGLGWNMILFLAGLQAIPSDLYEAAELDGASASQRFFGITLPLLTPTLLFVVVTSVIGAFQTFESAYIFSGSNALGGVLHSALTVVMYVYYQGINQFNMGYACAIAWILFLIIMVMTVINLKILKPHDIY; encoded by the coding sequence ATGGTGAGCCGCATGCACAGGAGGAGGGTCTTGCGCGACCACGGGTACTCATACCTCTTCGTGGCCCTTCCAATCGTGTATTTCGTAGTGTTCCTGATAGGCCCACTCATAGCCTCTCTGGTTCTGAGCTTCGCAAGGTACGACTTCCTCTCCACTCCTGAGTGGGTGGGGCTCGGGAACTACGTGGAACTCGTTCACGACGAGCTTTTCTGGACTGCTCTTGGGAACACGGTGTTCCTGATGATGGGGCTTCCCATCGGGATAGCCCTCTCCTTGCTGCTAGCTGTGGCCATCGACAACACCGACAGATTCAAGCAGTTCTTCAAAGCGGTGTACTTCCTGCCCGGGGTGTGTTCTGCAGTGGCCATGTCGGTGATGTGGACATGGCTCCTCTCCCCGCAGGAGTACGGGCTTCTGAACTACCTGTTGCACTTCGCGAGGCTCGGACCATACAACTGGATCGGCGATCCAAGGCTTGTTAAGCCGTCACTGATGACTATGGGAATCTGGGGCGGGCTCGGGTGGAACATGATACTCTTTCTGGCCGGGCTTCAGGCGATACCGTCGGACCTCTACGAAGCCGCTGAGCTCGATGGAGCGTCGGCCAGCCAGAGGTTCTTTGGCATAACCCTCCCGCTCCTCACGCCCACGCTCCTCTTCGTGGTGGTCACATCTGTGATCGGGGCGTTTCAGACCTTTGAATCCGCATACATATTCAGCGGCTCAAACGCCCTCGGCGGAGTGCTCCATTCCGCGCTCACGGTGGTCATGTACGTGTACTACCAGGGGATCAACCAGTTCAACATGGGCTATGCATGCGCTATAGCTTGGATCTTGTTCCTCATCATCATGGTGATGACGGTGATCAACCTCAAGATACTCAAGCCGCACGACATCTACTGA
- a CDS encoding DUF5060 domain-containing protein: MKANKVSASQASVTVTTAIVIGMLVMGLAIAIGGAPAFAAAEAQSQVMVDLAACFNGDGISSNRERSNGDFDGWKGTFAAELLPASGSTVTYGNVVFRFPDKASDALNMVSAMGQEIRVPTGTYKACCLLAAASNGSFMPEIVLGYSDGSTEAVKVGITDWCRESQQGEAAVIRMDHRHDGINDKDNSPAPCLFRVSFHVDSNRELVQVSLPEMPDVHIFAMTFVTVGFNENTDVPAGPMVDGSTLLDGFEGAAAWVAAEASWEGNATERVAVATENFTEGGHSLEIAWGAREGRGIAYVNRDINLSGAGELRIDLFNPGEKPVGVSIALCTGSAWTWQESAPVPAAPGWNTAVSFDLTAPKFKSAASGWQNTATLVDAGEIKRLVIMVFPADSNGGSVFVDRARTLPLPEAGPGPEESGAGKRGPMEEALLYSESFEKSLKWKAVGASWGDGDQSKEARISAENASEGSHSLEAVFALPKQGAATFITEDLSSWSNWSEVTTLKVDIFNPTGAPMQLSMAACTGSSWSWNETPAVAIAPGWNRDITFDITAKTWKNSASGWRNEVDLPDATDVHRLVFKFFMSGAVSGSLFIDNVRLSKLAPAKKADVKLEIKSVANNLDASLIVEACHKFEVTAKIDANFDNPYDPRQIEVIGVFTSPSGTVIEAPGFYYQDFERKVSAGREFLTKAGQPVWKVRFTPTEVGIWQCAVRAKDRTGQVESDVMPFMANDTWDPGFVRVSCANPRMFEFDNGSPAFLIGQNVAWYDARGTAAYDKWFREMSGNGANYARIWLASWGFAPEWQNTRLGNYDARQDRAYQLDHVFELAEEKGIYLMLCLISHGQFGTRVDSEWACNPYNAKNGGPLAQPVDFLTDPESIRLFEQKVRYIAARWGYSTHLFSWEWWNEVDLTDGLSNDALLKPWVKEMTAYMRSVDPYSHLISLSYAGAGASGGSVWDMPEISYCQVHDYSNTAWGAFFGGTVDKLSEYGKPVLFAEFGVPSKEPIDPSGIHLHDGLWAGLTSGSAGTGMLWWWDSYVEPNDLYPQYAGLARFVAGEPLNTEEFTQSRIEVLGTDQLEAHGITSPGRSLIRVSSKAYTYDGYNRLLQDALWEKVGQEQSGSQASTSEGSTTQATVGQLTGAEKGAGLAVEFPTVKGGILVLSGMAPGAYKVEFWNTLTGEIVGTDCVGSSSGEVRVVLVPIHGDIAIKLIKE; encoded by the coding sequence TTGAAAGCCAATAAGGTGTCAGCTTCACAGGCATCTGTAACTGTCACGACGGCTATCGTCATTGGGATGCTGGTGATGGGTTTGGCGATCGCTATCGGCGGAGCGCCTGCCTTCGCTGCTGCCGAGGCGCAATCCCAGGTGATGGTGGATTTGGCTGCCTGCTTCAACGGCGATGGGATCTCCTCGAACCGCGAAAGATCCAACGGCGATTTCGACGGGTGGAAGGGCACATTCGCCGCCGAGCTTCTGCCGGCTTCAGGGTCGACTGTGACCTACGGGAACGTGGTTTTCAGGTTCCCGGATAAGGCTAGCGATGCTCTCAACATGGTGTCGGCCATGGGCCAGGAGATTCGAGTGCCAACTGGGACGTATAAGGCATGCTGCCTGCTGGCGGCTGCGTCTAATGGCAGCTTCATGCCTGAGATCGTTCTCGGGTACTCGGATGGGTCCACAGAGGCAGTTAAGGTGGGGATCACCGACTGGTGCCGCGAATCGCAGCAGGGCGAGGCTGCTGTGATCAGGATGGACCACAGGCATGATGGGATCAACGACAAAGACAACTCCCCAGCCCCGTGCTTGTTCAGGGTCAGTTTCCACGTGGACTCGAACAGGGAACTCGTGCAAGTGAGCCTGCCCGAAATGCCCGACGTGCACATCTTCGCCATGACCTTCGTCACCGTGGGCTTCAATGAGAACACCGATGTGCCCGCTGGCCCAATGGTCGACGGGTCGACTCTGTTGGACGGGTTCGAGGGTGCAGCGGCGTGGGTCGCGGCCGAGGCGTCGTGGGAAGGCAACGCCACTGAAAGGGTGGCCGTGGCGACGGAGAACTTCACCGAGGGCGGCCATTCTCTCGAGATAGCGTGGGGCGCAAGAGAAGGCCGGGGAATCGCATACGTTAATCGTGACATCAACCTCTCTGGCGCAGGCGAGCTGCGGATTGACCTCTTCAACCCGGGGGAGAAGCCTGTCGGGGTCTCGATCGCGCTTTGCACGGGGTCGGCATGGACCTGGCAAGAGTCGGCGCCTGTGCCAGCAGCTCCGGGTTGGAATACGGCAGTGTCGTTCGACCTCACTGCGCCCAAGTTCAAATCAGCCGCGTCGGGATGGCAGAACACTGCAACACTCGTCGATGCGGGTGAGATCAAGCGCCTGGTGATAATGGTGTTCCCCGCAGACTCAAACGGTGGATCGGTCTTCGTAGACAGGGCCCGAACGCTGCCTCTGCCTGAGGCCGGACCGGGGCCGGAAGAGAGTGGGGCGGGCAAGCGAGGCCCCATGGAGGAGGCGCTTCTGTACTCAGAAAGCTTCGAGAAGAGCCTCAAGTGGAAGGCGGTCGGCGCATCATGGGGCGATGGGGATCAGTCGAAAGAGGCCCGCATCTCTGCCGAAAACGCCTCGGAAGGCAGCCATTCGCTCGAGGCCGTCTTCGCCCTGCCCAAACAGGGAGCCGCCACGTTCATCACTGAGGACCTGTCAAGCTGGTCCAACTGGAGTGAAGTGACCACTCTCAAGGTAGACATCTTCAATCCCACAGGCGCTCCCATGCAGCTTAGCATGGCGGCGTGCACAGGCTCCAGTTGGAGCTGGAACGAGACTCCTGCAGTGGCCATCGCGCCGGGGTGGAACCGCGATATCACGTTTGACATAACGGCCAAGACATGGAAAAACTCCGCAAGCGGCTGGAGAAATGAAGTGGACCTTCCCGACGCCACGGACGTCCACAGGCTGGTGTTCAAATTCTTCATGTCTGGGGCCGTCTCGGGTTCGCTGTTCATCGACAACGTCAGGCTGAGCAAGCTCGCGCCTGCAAAGAAGGCTGATGTGAAGTTGGAGATCAAATCCGTGGCTAACAACCTGGATGCCAGCCTGATCGTGGAGGCCTGCCACAAGTTCGAGGTCACTGCGAAGATAGACGCGAATTTCGATAACCCCTATGACCCCAGGCAAATCGAGGTGATCGGGGTCTTTACATCTCCGTCGGGTACAGTGATAGAGGCGCCCGGCTTCTACTATCAGGACTTCGAACGCAAGGTATCGGCTGGGCGCGAGTTCCTGACCAAGGCCGGCCAGCCGGTGTGGAAGGTGAGGTTCACTCCCACCGAGGTAGGAATATGGCAGTGCGCTGTGCGGGCGAAAGACCGCACGGGGCAGGTGGAGAGCGACGTGATGCCGTTCATGGCGAACGATACCTGGGATCCGGGGTTCGTTCGGGTGTCTTGCGCCAACCCACGCATGTTCGAGTTCGACAACGGCTCGCCAGCCTTCCTGATAGGGCAGAACGTGGCCTGGTATGATGCGCGGGGGACCGCGGCCTACGACAAGTGGTTCCGCGAGATGTCGGGGAACGGGGCCAACTATGCCCGGATCTGGCTTGCATCATGGGGCTTCGCCCCGGAATGGCAGAATACTCGCCTTGGCAACTACGACGCCCGGCAAGACAGGGCGTACCAGCTCGATCACGTGTTTGAACTCGCAGAGGAGAAGGGCATCTACCTGATGCTATGCCTCATAAGCCATGGGCAGTTCGGAACGAGAGTTGACTCTGAGTGGGCATGCAACCCATACAACGCCAAGAATGGCGGGCCTCTCGCTCAGCCTGTGGATTTCCTCACTGATCCGGAGTCAATTAGGCTCTTTGAGCAGAAGGTGCGGTACATCGCCGCAAGGTGGGGCTACTCCACTCATCTCTTCTCCTGGGAGTGGTGGAACGAAGTAGACCTCACCGACGGTCTTTCCAATGACGCGCTGCTCAAGCCGTGGGTCAAAGAGATGACCGCGTACATGAGGTCGGTCGATCCATATTCCCATCTCATCAGCCTGTCGTACGCCGGGGCCGGCGCTTCGGGAGGATCGGTGTGGGATATGCCTGAGATCTCGTACTGCCAGGTCCACGATTACTCCAACACTGCGTGGGGCGCCTTTTTCGGTGGCACAGTCGATAAACTGAGTGAGTACGGCAAGCCCGTGCTCTTCGCAGAATTCGGCGTTCCAAGCAAGGAGCCCATAGACCCCAGCGGGATCCACCTCCATGATGGGCTCTGGGCTGGCCTTACGTCGGGATCTGCCGGAACTGGCATGCTCTGGTGGTGGGATAGTTACGTAGAGCCGAACGACTTGTACCCCCAGTATGCAGGCCTGGCCAGGTTCGTAGCGGGCGAACCGCTGAACACTGAAGAGTTCACCCAGAGCCGCATTGAGGTGCTCGGCACGGACCAGCTCGAGGCGCACGGCATCACCTCCCCAGGCCGGAGCCTGATTCGGGTGTCGTCGAAGGCATACACCTATGACGGATACAACCGCCTGCTCCAGGATGCTCTCTGGGAAAAGGTAGGGCAGGAGCAGAGCGGCTCGCAGGCTAGCACTTCGGAGGGGAGCACTACGCAGGCTACGGTCGGGCAATTGACTGGTGCGGAGAAAGGCGCCGGATTAGCTGTGGAATTCCCCACTGTGAAAGGTGGCATACTGGTGCTTTCGGGCATGGCGCCAGGGGCGTACAAGGTTGAATTCTGGAACACTCTCACAGGTGAGATTGTGGGTACGGATTGTGTAGGGTCGAGTTCGGGAGAGGTCCGAGTAGTTCTTGTGCCGATTCACGGCGATATCGCAATTAAGCTTATCAAGGAGTGA